ATGACCGCGGCTTGGCTGCGGTCGAGCAGGATGAGTTTTCCCAGTGGCTAGCGGCCGATCCGCACCACAGCTCCGCCTGGGCCGAGCATCGCTGGGGATGGGAAGAATTCGACCGGCTGGCTGGCTTGCAGACCTCGATGCATGCCGTGTCCGATCCCAATCTGCTTGTTTCGCAACGCCGCGTGGCGCCGCACGCTCGGATGGCGGTGGCGCTGGCAGCGGTGGTCGTGGTGGCGGTCGGAGCTTTGCTCTATTTCCGTCCTGTCCTGACCGAGGCGCCACCGGAACCGACGCCGGTCAGTTCACTCGCCCTCATCGAGCAGCGTGAGCTGCCGGACGGCTCGGTCGCAGTATTGAACAGGGGAGCCATCGTTACGGAGCACTACTCTGTCGGGACGCGGCGCGTGCGGCTTGAGCGGGGTGAGGCTCATTTCAAGGTGGCCAAGGACAGCGCGCGTCCATTTCTGGTTGAGATCGGAGGGGTGACTGTGCGGGCGGTCGGCACGGCCTTCAATGTCCGGCTCGATCCGGCTTCAGTCGAAGTGTTGGTGACCGAAGGGAAAGTGGATGTGCAACACCGGAACCCCGCGGGCGTGCATCGCGAGGAACTGCTCAATCTCTCGGTGGGGGAGCGCACAGTCGTCTCGTTGGCCCCGGCACCCCCTCCTCCGCAAGTGGCGGTCGTGCCGCCAGCGGAAATCGAGGCCCGGCTGGCTTGGCAACCGCGCCTACTGGACTTCACCAACGCGCCACTGTCGGAGATCGTGGCCGAGTTCAACCGGCGCAACCCGGTGCGCCTGTCCTTGCGCGATCCTGCGTTACGAGGGATGCGGCTCAGTACAACCTTCCGCTCCGACAATGTCGAGGGCTTTGTCCGCCTGCTGAGGTCGGATTTCGACGTCAATGTCGAATGGCGAGGTGATGGTGACATCATCCTGAGCTTGGTGAATCAGGATGGCCGTTGAACGTTCGGTGGACCCCAATCCTGTGGCTTGTGCGGGCCAGTCGTCATCAGTCCCTTTTTTCGCCACACCTCCCAACTCTTGCGTCTCAATGCGTCCGATCTTCTGCCTGCTTGTATCCTCCCTCCTCCTTCCCCTCTTGCTCCGCGCCGACGACGGTTACCGCCTCTGGCTGCGCTACGACCCCATCCCTGATGCGTCGCTGCGCCAAGCCTACACCGGCGCCATCTCCGAGATCGTCATCCCCGAGAACCCGCGCCCGCTCGTCGCCTCCGCGCGCGATGAGCTCGTCGCGGGCCTCCGCGGTCTGCTCGGGGCCGACATCCCGGTCGTCACCAAGGCCACGCGCGACAACGCCCTCATCCTCGGCATCCCGCGCGACCCGTGGATCGCTGCCGTCGTCAACGAGGCCGATCTGCGCGAAGCCGGTGTCGAGGGCTACGTGCTCCGCCGCATCGCCCACGAGGGCGGCCACCGCACGCTCATCGTCGCCAACCGCGATTCCGGCCTGCTCTACGGCGCCTTCGCCCTGCTCCGCCATCTCCAGTCGCACCAGTCGCTCGACAACCTGAACGTCATCAGCGCGCCGAAGATCCAGCGCCGCCTCCTCAACCACTGGGACGACATGAACCGCCACGTGGAGCGTGGCTACGCCGGCTTCTCGCTCTGGGAATGGTTCTACCTGCCCGAGATCCGCGACCCGCGCTACCGCGACTACGCCCGCGCCCTCGCCTCAATCGGCCTCAACGGCACGGTCATCACCAACGTCAACGCCAACGCACAGATCCTCACCGCGCCCTACCTCGCCAAGGTCGCCGCGCTCGCGCAGGAGTTCCGTCCGTGGGGCGTCCGCATCTACCTCACCGCCCGCTTCAGCGCGCCCATCGAGATCGGCGGGCTCAAGACCGCCGACCCGCTCGACCCCGCCGTCGCCGCCTGGTGGCAGGGAAAGGTCGCCGAGATCTACCGCACCATCCCCGACTTCGGCGGTTTCCTCGTGAAGGCCAACTCCGAGGGCCAGCCCGGCCCGCAGGATTACAAGCGCACGCACGCCGACGGCGCCAACATGCTCGCCGACGCCGTGCAGCCCTACAACGGCATCGTGATGTGGCGCGCCTTCGTCTATTCGCCCGACAACAACGACGACCGCGTGAAGCAGGCCGTCACCGAGTTCGCCCCGCTCGACGGCAAGTTCCGCCAGAACGTCATCGTGCAGATCAAGAACGGTCCGCTCGACTTCATGCCGCGCGAACCCTTCTCGCCGCTCTTCGGCGCGATGCCCAACACCCGCCTCGCCGCCGAGTTGCAGATCACGCAGGAATACCTCGGCCAGTCCATCGACCTCGCCTTCCTCGCCCCGATGTGGCGCGAGGTCCTCGACGCCGACACCTATGCGAACGGCAAGGGCACGACCATCGCCTCCATCGTGGACGGCTCCGCCAAGCTTCAGCACCCGTCCGTCATCGCCGGCGTCGCCAACACCGGCACCGACCGCAACTGGACCGGCCACCTGCTCGCGCAGGCCAACTGGTATGCCTTCGGCCGCCTCGCGTGGGACCACCAGCTCTCCTCCGAGAAAATCGCCGACGAGTGGACGCGCCTGACTTTCGGTCACGACGACACCGCTGTCTCGACCATCAACAAGATGCTCCTTGGCTCGCGCGAGA
This DNA window, taken from Oleiharenicola lentus, encodes the following:
- a CDS encoding alpha-glucuronidase family glycosyl hydrolase — translated: MRPIFCLLVSSLLLPLLLRADDGYRLWLRYDPIPDASLRQAYTGAISEIVIPENPRPLVASARDELVAGLRGLLGADIPVVTKATRDNALILGIPRDPWIAAVVNEADLREAGVEGYVLRRIAHEGGHRTLIVANRDSGLLYGAFALLRHLQSHQSLDNLNVISAPKIQRRLLNHWDDMNRHVERGYAGFSLWEWFYLPEIRDPRYRDYARALASIGLNGTVITNVNANAQILTAPYLAKVAALAQEFRPWGVRIYLTARFSAPIEIGGLKTADPLDPAVAAWWQGKVAEIYRTIPDFGGFLVKANSEGQPGPQDYKRTHADGANMLADAVQPYNGIVMWRAFVYSPDNNDDRVKQAVTEFAPLDGKFRQNVIVQIKNGPLDFMPREPFSPLFGAMPNTRLAAELQITQEYLGQSIDLAFLAPMWREVLDADTYANGKGTTIASIVDGSAKLQHPSVIAGVANTGTDRNWTGHLLAQANWYAFGRLAWDHQLSSEKIADEWTRLTFGHDDTAVSTINKMLLGSRETVVNYSMPLGLTHIMAEGHHYGPGPWVDKLGRADWTSVYYHKADEKGLGFDRTATGSNALAQYAPEWQKLWGNVETCPENLLLWFHHVSWDHKMKSGRTLWDELCLRYQQGVDEVRALRRDWDSLKGRIDEERFTHVAQRLARQEKEAINWRDSCLLYFQQFSKRPLPTGVEPATHPLEHYKQILRNMPGF
- a CDS encoding FecR family protein, which encodes MSTDFPSPEGADPVAQAAAEWVLRHDRGLAAVEQDEFSQWLAADPHHSSAWAEHRWGWEEFDRLAGLQTSMHAVSDPNLLVSQRRVAPHARMAVALAAVVVVAVGALLYFRPVLTEAPPEPTPVSSLALIEQRELPDGSVAVLNRGAIVTEHYSVGTRRVRLERGEAHFKVAKDSARPFLVEIGGVTVRAVGTAFNVRLDPASVEVLVTEGKVDVQHRNPAGVHREELLNLSVGERTVVSLAPAPPPPQVAVVPPAEIEARLAWQPRLLDFTNAPLSEIVAEFNRRNPVRLSLRDPALRGMRLSTTFRSDNVEGFVRLLRSDFDVNVEWRGDGDIILSLVNQDGR